In Dyadobacter sp. NIV53, a single window of DNA contains:
- a CDS encoding FecR family protein yields the protein MIHYKKYTTEDLIQDEYFRRWVLRPAEDTSLLWEEFLSDYPEKQGDVIRARALLLAMHQMDQDPGAGQGDRIWGGILDRIETETQTERPIRRLGFGQFNRYWAYAAAMLVLGGAISWIVLIKDFGSIARTYEKQIAQTDNQLIEYVNQTKAASRLVLPDGSIVVLSMDSKVSYEKGFSSDQRRVYLSGQGYFEVEKNPQKPFLVFAGNVVTQVVGTRFTVNSTSGSSDISVSVRSGKVKVFTIDDYQNQKSDGSTQSVMLSANEQATFEGGKRLLTKGIAAKPEVLKAPVKFPDFNFERASMEDVFTTLGDSYGVVIEYDPKVIANCNLTAELGSEPLFKKLDIICRTIDATYEVWGTKIIIEAKGCNAF from the coding sequence GTGATACACTACAAGAAATATACGACCGAGGATTTGATACAGGACGAATATTTTCGCCGCTGGGTTCTAAGGCCAGCTGAGGATACAAGTTTGCTTTGGGAGGAATTCCTGTCCGATTATCCGGAAAAACAAGGGGATGTGATCCGCGCTCGTGCACTTCTTTTGGCAATGCATCAAATGGATCAGGATCCTGGTGCCGGGCAAGGGGACCGCATATGGGGAGGTATTTTAGACAGGATAGAAACAGAAACTCAAACAGAACGACCAATACGAAGACTTGGTTTTGGCCAGTTTAACCGTTATTGGGCGTACGCCGCAGCTATGCTGGTTTTAGGTGGTGCAATCAGCTGGATTGTTTTGATTAAGGATTTTGGCAGTATTGCCCGCACTTATGAAAAACAAATAGCGCAAACGGATAACCAATTGATCGAGTATGTTAATCAGACCAAAGCAGCATCACGCCTCGTCTTGCCAGATGGAAGTATTGTGGTGCTCAGCATGGATTCAAAAGTGAGTTATGAAAAAGGGTTTTCTTCGGATCAGCGAAGGGTATATTTGTCAGGACAAGGATATTTTGAGGTAGAAAAAAATCCACAAAAGCCATTTTTAGTTTTCGCTGGAAATGTAGTTACCCAGGTAGTAGGGACCAGGTTCACAGTTAACAGCACCTCTGGAAGTTCCGATATCAGTGTGTCAGTAAGGTCCGGAAAGGTAAAAGTGTTTACAATTGATGATTATCAAAACCAGAAATCAGATGGCAGCACACAGTCTGTTATGCTCAGTGCAAATGAACAGGCGACTTTTGAGGGAGGAAAAAGATTGCTTACCAAGGGTATTGCGGCAAAGCCTGAGGTACTCAAAGCACCTGTTAAATTCCCGGATTTCAATTTTGAAAGAGCTTCTATGGAAGATGTGTTCACCACGCTGGGCGATTCGTATGGGGTAGTCATCGAGTACGATCCAAAGGTGATTGCAAATTGCAATCTCACAGCAGAACTTGGCAGCGAGCCGCTGTTTAAGAAACTGGATATCATCTGCCGGACTATTGACGCTACTTACGAAGTTTGGGGTACCAAAATTATAATCGAAGCAAAGGGATGCAATGCCTTTTAA